Proteins encoded within one genomic window of Deltaproteobacteria bacterium:
- the infC gene encoding translation initiation factor IF-3, producing the protein MAEKDTTRVNERIRVREILVIGAEGEQLGVMSPEVAMVKAQEVGLDLVEVAPNARPPVCRIMDYGKYKYEQKKKAAVGKAKGKGRTAQLKEVKMRPATDEHDLQFKLKNARRFLIDGDKVKVTVMFKGREMAHRKAGYDKLDQVRAVLGDLVTVESNPQMLGRALSMTLVPNREVAEAMRKAEEQEAARLAAAEEAERAAKAPAAPEKETHA; encoded by the coding sequence ATCGCCGAGAAGGACACCACGCGCGTCAACGAGCGCATCCGCGTTCGGGAGATTCTCGTAATCGGAGCCGAGGGCGAACAGCTCGGCGTGATGAGCCCCGAAGTCGCGATGGTGAAGGCTCAGGAAGTCGGCCTCGATCTCGTCGAGGTCGCGCCGAACGCGCGGCCGCCGGTTTGCCGGATCATGGATTACGGCAAGTACAAGTACGAGCAGAAGAAGAAGGCAGCCGTGGGCAAGGCGAAGGGCAAGGGGCGTACGGCGCAGCTCAAAGAGGTGAAGATGCGCCCCGCGACCGACGAGCACGATCTCCAGTTCAAGCTGAAGAACGCGCGCCGGTTCCTGATCGACGGCGACAAAGTCAAAGTGACCGTGATGTTCAAGGGCCGCGAGATGGCGCACCGCAAGGCGGGCTACGACAAGCTCGACCAGGTGCGCGCCGTGCTCGGCGACCTCGTCACCGTGGAGAGCAACCCGCAGATGCTCGGGCGCGCTCTCTCGATGACGCTGGTGCCGAACCGCGAAGTGGCGGAAGCCATGCGCAAAGCGGAAGAGCAGGAGGCGGCGCGCCTGGCCGCGGCAGAAGAAGCGGAGCGCGCGGCGAAGGCGCCCGCCGCGCCCGAGAAAGAAACCCACGCCTGA
- the guaB gene encoding IMP dehydrogenase, whose translation MDESRIREALTFDDVLLTPGASEVLPKDVSLITQLTREIELAMPIVSAAMDTVTEHASAICLAQHGGIGVIHRNLSVEAQAGEVDKVKRSESGMIVDPWTLPPDVPIAEAMALMASRKISGVPITQGGKAVGILTNRDLRFVKDATRPISSVMTKENLVTVPPGTTRERAKELLHEHRIEKLLVVDGGGALRGLITIKDIEKSERFPSASKDALGRLRCGAAVGAGPDNVARAQALVNAGVDVIVVDTAHGHSAGVLETIVALRRTFPELPIIGGNVATAEGAEALVKAGVSGVKVGVGPGSICTTRVVAGVGVPQLTAVMDATKVASRFGVPVIADGGIKFSGDVVKALAAGAGTVMIGSLFAGTDESPGEVILYQGRSYKVYRGMGSLGAMAEGSKDRYFQGDVEDNRKLVPEGIEGRVPYRGSLSSSIHQLLGGLRSGMGYCGAATLQDLRTKARFVRISQAGLVESHVHDVIITKEAPNYRID comes from the coding sequence ATGGACGAGAGCCGGATTCGCGAGGCGCTGACCTTCGACGACGTGCTGCTGACGCCGGGCGCGTCGGAGGTGCTGCCGAAGGACGTCTCCCTAATAACTCAGCTGACGCGCGAGATCGAGCTGGCGATGCCAATCGTCTCGGCGGCGATGGACACCGTCACCGAGCACGCGAGCGCGATCTGCCTCGCACAGCACGGCGGCATCGGCGTGATTCACCGCAACCTCTCGGTGGAGGCGCAGGCCGGCGAGGTCGACAAGGTGAAGCGCTCCGAGTCGGGCATGATCGTCGACCCGTGGACGCTGCCACCGGACGTGCCGATCGCCGAGGCGATGGCGCTGATGGCGAGCCGCAAGATCTCGGGCGTACCGATCACGCAGGGCGGCAAGGCGGTGGGCATTCTCACGAACCGCGACCTGCGCTTCGTGAAGGACGCGACGCGCCCGATCTCGAGCGTGATGACGAAAGAGAACCTCGTGACGGTGCCGCCTGGCACGACGCGCGAGCGCGCGAAGGAGCTGCTGCACGAGCACCGCATCGAGAAGCTGCTCGTCGTCGACGGCGGCGGCGCGCTGCGCGGGCTGATCACGATCAAGGACATCGAGAAGAGCGAGCGCTTCCCGAGCGCGTCGAAGGATGCGCTCGGCCGCCTGCGCTGCGGCGCGGCGGTCGGCGCCGGGCCCGACAACGTGGCGCGCGCGCAGGCGCTCGTGAACGCGGGCGTCGACGTGATCGTGGTCGACACCGCGCACGGCCACTCCGCGGGCGTGCTCGAGACGATCGTCGCGCTGCGCCGCACGTTCCCGGAGCTGCCGATCATCGGCGGTAACGTCGCGACGGCGGAGGGCGCGGAGGCGCTCGTAAAGGCGGGCGTGTCGGGCGTGAAGGTCGGCGTCGGCCCCGGCTCGATCTGCACCACGCGGGTGGTGGCCGGCGTCGGCGTGCCGCAGCTCACGGCGGTGATGGACGCCACGAAGGTCGCATCTCGCTTCGGCGTGCCGGTGATCGCGGACGGCGGAATCAAGTTCTCCGGCGACGTGGTGAAGGCGCTCGCGGCGGGCGCGGGCACCGTGATGATCGGCTCGCTGTTCGCGGGCACCGACGAATCGCCCGGCGAGGTGATCCTCTACCAGGGCCGCTCCTACAAGGTCTACCGGGGCATGGGCTCGCTCGGCGCGATGGCCGAGGGCAGCAAGGACCGATACTTCCAGGGCGACGTCGAGGACAACCGCAAGCTCGTGCCGGAAGGCATCGAGGGCCGCGTGCCGTATCGCGGCTCGCTCTCGAGCAGCATCCACCAACTGCTCGGCGGCCTGCGCTCCGGCATGGGCTACTGCGGCGCCGCGACGCTCCAGGACCTGCGCACGAAGGCGCGCTTCGTGCGCATCTCGCAGGCGGGCCTGGTCGAGAGCCACGTGCACGACGTGATCATCACGAAGGAGGCTCCGAACTATCGGATCGACTGA
- the thrS gene encoding threonine--tRNA ligase, producing the protein MSSIEVGLPDGRKLTVSAGATVLEVAAQIGRGLAKAALAGRIDGKLVDLRTPLRTNVSLQIVTDRDPQGAEVIRHSAEHVMADAVKRLFPEAQVDAGRADHSEKFQYDFKVARPFTPDDLARIEDEMRRILAEGAAFSREVISRDEAKKLFASMGEELKLSRLGDIPEGEEITVFRHGRFVDLCRGPHVQHTGQIGALKLLESSGNYWRGDERNPMLQRIYGTAFASQKELDAHLAAVEQAKARDHRRLGAQLKLFHIDPISPGAPFWLPRGMALYNGLVAFVRSLYPKYGYQEVMAPQLFRAELFKTSGHYDNFRDDMFWFAGADEGEELGVKAMNCPGHCHLFGLEKRSYRDLPLRLAEFSRLHRNERSGTLTGLARVRTFAQDDAHIYCEPEQVEAEIHRFFQMLREIYDALGLSGIEVNLETRPEKGFLGKPADWERAQTALMEGVQSAGYACGIKPGDAAFYGPKIACDVRDAIGRAWTLGTLQMDMAMPGRFALRYIGRDGKEHQPAMLHRAVLGSLERFIALYIEHTAGDFPLWLAPDQVVVLPITDRHREYGAKVRDALSAAGLRAALDDRAEKLNYKIREAELMKIPVMAVVGDQEQAASTVTPRFRARGERNAAAMALDAFVADLSARVARRET; encoded by the coding sequence ATGAGCTCCATCGAGGTCGGCCTGCCCGACGGTCGAAAGCTCACGGTGTCTGCCGGTGCGACCGTGCTCGAAGTTGCGGCGCAGATCGGCCGCGGGCTCGCGAAGGCCGCGCTCGCGGGGCGCATCGACGGCAAGCTCGTGGACCTGCGCACGCCGCTGCGCACGAACGTGTCGCTCCAGATCGTGACGGACCGCGACCCGCAGGGCGCCGAGGTGATCCGCCACTCCGCAGAGCACGTGATGGCCGACGCGGTGAAGCGGCTCTTTCCCGAGGCGCAGGTCGACGCCGGCCGCGCCGATCACAGCGAGAAGTTCCAGTACGACTTCAAGGTCGCGCGGCCGTTCACGCCCGACGACCTCGCGCGCATCGAGGACGAGATGCGCCGCATCCTCGCGGAGGGCGCCGCGTTCTCGCGCGAAGTGATCTCGCGCGACGAGGCGAAGAAGCTGTTCGCTTCGATGGGCGAGGAGCTGAAGCTCTCGCGCCTGGGCGACATCCCGGAAGGCGAGGAGATCACGGTCTTCCGCCACGGCCGCTTCGTCGATCTCTGCCGCGGCCCCCACGTGCAGCACACGGGCCAGATCGGCGCGCTGAAGCTGCTCGAGTCGTCGGGCAATTATTGGCGCGGCGACGAGCGCAATCCGATGCTGCAGCGCATCTACGGCACCGCGTTCGCGTCGCAGAAAGAGCTCGACGCGCACCTCGCCGCCGTCGAGCAGGCCAAGGCGCGCGATCACCGCCGCCTCGGCGCGCAGCTGAAGCTCTTCCACATCGACCCGATCTCGCCCGGCGCGCCGTTCTGGCTCCCGCGCGGCATGGCGCTCTACAACGGCCTCGTCGCGTTCGTGCGCTCGCTCTATCCGAAGTACGGCTACCAGGAAGTGATGGCGCCGCAGCTCTTCCGGGCGGAGCTGTTCAAGACCTCGGGCCACTACGACAACTTCCGCGACGACATGTTTTGGTTCGCCGGCGCCGACGAGGGCGAAGAGCTCGGCGTGAAGGCGATGAACTGCCCCGGCCACTGCCACCTGTTCGGGCTCGAGAAGCGCAGCTACCGCGATCTGCCGCTGCGCCTCGCGGAGTTCTCGCGCCTTCACCGCAACGAGCGCAGCGGCACGCTCACCGGCCTCGCGCGCGTGCGCACCTTCGCGCAGGACGACGCGCACATCTATTGCGAGCCCGAGCAGGTGGAGGCGGAGATCCACCGCTTCTTCCAGATGCTGCGCGAGATCTACGACGCGCTCGGGTTGTCAGGGATCGAGGTGAATCTCGAGACGCGGCCGGAGAAGGGCTTCCTCGGCAAGCCCGCCGACTGGGAGCGCGCGCAGACGGCGCTGATGGAGGGCGTGCAGAGCGCGGGCTACGCGTGCGGCATCAAGCCAGGCGACGCCGCGTTCTACGGCCCGAAGATCGCGTGCGACGTGCGCGACGCGATCGGTCGCGCCTGGACGCTCGGCACGCTGCAGATGGACATGGCGATGCCGGGCCGCTTTGCGCTGCGCTACATCGGACGCGACGGCAAGGAGCACCAGCCCGCGATGCTGCACCGCGCGGTGCTCGGCTCGCTCGAGCGCTTCATCGCGCTTTACATCGAGCACACCGCGGGCGACTTCCCGCTCTGGCTCGCGCCCGATCAGGTCGTGGTGCTGCCGATTACGGATCGCCATCGCGAGTACGGCGCGAAGGTGCGAGACGCGCTCAGCGCTGCGGGATTGCGGGCAGCGCTCGACGACCGCGCCGAGAAGCTGAACTACAAGATTCGCGAAGCCGAGCTGATGAAGATCCCGGTGATGGCCGTGGTCGGCGATCAGGAGCAGGCCGCGAGCACCGTCACTCCGCGCTTCCGCGCGCGGGGCGAACGCAATGCGGCGGCGATGGCGCTGGATGCCTTCGTCGCCGATCTCTCCGCGCGCGTCGCGCGGCGAGAGACCTAA
- the guaA gene encoding glutamine-hydrolyzing GMP synthase, with the protein MSADAHADRILILDFGAQYSQLIARRIREQRVYCEIQPPNWPLEKIRAFAPKGIVLSGGPSSVYAEGAPSCDEGVYELGVPVLGICYGQQLMAYQLGGVVEKAEAREYGRAALHVEKPHPLFAGLGGADRNVWMSHGDRVLRLPDGFEVIATSANSPFAAVAHRSRPLVGVQFHPEVLHTEGGDVLLRNFALGMCGARPNWTVDAFVDSAVARVREQVGAGRTICGLSGGVDSSVAAALVHRAIGDQLTCIFVDHGLLREGERAEVERTFRENLHVKLVTVDASERFLSALAGVTDPEKKRRIIGHLFIEVFDAEAAKLGGADYLVQGTLYPDVIESISVRGPSATIKTHHNVGGLPERMRLKLVEPLRELFKDEVRAAGRQLGLPHVMVGRHPFPGPGLAIRVIGEVTRERLAILRRADAILIEEIRRANWYDQIWQAFAVFLPIQSVGVMGDERTYENTIALRCVSSADAMTADWSRLPHELLATISSRITNEVKGVNRVVYDVSSKPPATIEWE; encoded by the coding sequence ATGTCCGCCGACGCCCACGCCGACCGCATCCTCATCCTCGACTTCGGGGCCCAGTACAGCCAGCTGATCGCGCGCCGCATCCGCGAGCAGCGCGTCTACTGCGAGATCCAGCCTCCGAACTGGCCGCTCGAGAAAATTCGCGCCTTCGCGCCGAAGGGCATCGTGCTCTCGGGCGGGCCGTCGAGCGTGTACGCGGAAGGCGCGCCGAGCTGCGACGAGGGCGTGTACGAGCTCGGGGTGCCGGTGCTCGGGATTTGTTACGGGCAGCAGCTGATGGCCTACCAGCTCGGCGGCGTGGTCGAGAAGGCCGAGGCGCGCGAGTACGGCCGCGCGGCGCTGCACGTCGAGAAGCCGCACCCGCTGTTCGCGGGGCTCGGCGGCGCGGACCGCAACGTGTGGATGAGCCACGGCGATCGCGTGCTGCGCCTGCCCGACGGCTTCGAGGTGATCGCGACCAGCGCGAACTCGCCCTTCGCGGCGGTGGCGCATCGCTCGAGGCCCCTCGTCGGCGTGCAGTTCCACCCCGAGGTGCTGCACACCGAAGGCGGCGACGTGCTGCTGCGCAACTTTGCGCTCGGCATGTGCGGCGCGCGCCCGAACTGGACGGTGGACGCGTTCGTCGACAGCGCCGTCGCGCGCGTGCGCGAGCAGGTCGGCGCGGGGCGCACGATCTGCGGGCTCAGCGGCGGCGTCGACTCCTCGGTCGCGGCGGCGCTCGTGCACCGCGCGATCGGCGATCAGCTCACGTGCATCTTCGTCGATCACGGCTTGCTGCGAGAAGGCGAGCGCGCCGAGGTCGAGCGCACCTTCCGCGAGAACCTGCACGTGAAGCTCGTGACGGTGGATGCGAGCGAGCGCTTCCTCAGCGCGCTCGCGGGCGTGACGGACCCCGAGAAGAAACGCCGCATCATCGGCCACCTCTTCATCGAGGTGTTCGACGCCGAGGCCGCGAAGCTCGGCGGCGCGGACTACCTCGTGCAAGGCACGCTCTATCCCGACGTGATCGAGAGCATCTCGGTGCGTGGGCCGTCGGCGACGATCAAGACGCACCACAACGTGGGCGGCCTGCCGGAGCGTATGCGCCTCAAGCTCGTCGAACCGCTGCGCGAGCTGTTCAAGGACGAGGTGCGCGCGGCCGGGCGCCAGCTCGGACTCCCGCACGTGATGGTCGGGCGGCACCCATTCCCTGGCCCGGGCCTCGCGATCCGCGTGATCGGCGAAGTCACGCGCGAGCGGCTCGCGATCCTGCGCCGCGCCGACGCGATCTTGATCGAGGAGATCCGCCGCGCGAACTGGTACGACCAGATCTGGCAGGCCTTCGCCGTGTTCCTCCCGATCCAGAGCGTGGGCGTGATGGGCGACGAGCGCACCTACGAGAACACCATCGCGCTGCGCTGCGTGTCGAGCGCCGACGCGATGACGGCGGACTGGTCGCGCCTCCCGCACGAGCTGCTCGCCACGATCTCGAGCCGCATCACGAACGAGGTGAAGGGCGTGAACCGCGTCGTCTACGACGTGTCGTCGAAGCCGCCGGCCACGATCGAGTGGGAGTGA
- a CDS encoding cyclic nucleotide-binding domain-containing protein — MSAVDWARFPIFADLAERELAILADVVEEQALRAGEMLCLEGSEADGAFLLVDGALDCSREGVGELPRIEAPAALGLAALARSGNREASLKAAAPSRVLLLTRTAFHRFAQDAPQAAVRVLEAVVRELGGGRCTPRPPRCFPRRAEVLRRPGAELSPRADPLPREAS; from the coding sequence GTGAGCGCGGTCGACTGGGCGCGCTTCCCGATCTTCGCGGACCTCGCGGAGAGGGAGCTCGCGATCCTCGCCGACGTGGTCGAGGAGCAGGCGCTCCGGGCGGGCGAAATGCTCTGCCTCGAGGGCAGCGAGGCCGACGGCGCGTTCCTGCTCGTAGACGGCGCGCTCGACTGCTCACGCGAAGGAGTGGGCGAGCTGCCGCGGATCGAGGCGCCCGCCGCGCTCGGCCTCGCGGCGCTCGCGCGCAGCGGCAACCGCGAGGCCTCGCTGAAGGCCGCCGCGCCGTCCCGTGTGCTGCTCCTCACGCGCACCGCCTTCCACCGCTTCGCGCAGGACGCGCCGCAGGCCGCGGTGCGCGTGCTCGAGGCGGTCGTGCGCGAGCTCGGGGGGGGGCGCTGCACGCCTCGACCGCCGCGCTGCTTCCCCCGAAGAGCTGAGGTCCTGCGCCGCCCGGGCGCGGAGCTCTCCCCGAGAGCGGATCCGCTGCCGCGCGAAGCGTCGTGA
- the dnaE gene encoding DNA polymerase III subunit alpha — MTAFTHLHLHTQYSLLDGAIKHNPLFERVKALGQSAIAMTDHGNLFGAVEFYEKAVANGVKPIIGCEAYIAAGSRFDKEKREKDASGYDAISHQLLIATNEVGYKNLMVLISKAYLEGFYYKPRIDLELLAKHSEGLVTTSGCLSSLVSRRILAGDSNAAWAMAEEFSRMFKGAYYLELQRHGIPDQDRVNAELLKMASDLRLPLLATNDAHYLEHSDHEHHDALLCIGTAANLDDPNRFRFDGRGFYVKSGDEMLELFHDHPSAVHNSMEIAERCSLEIPMGKYHMPEFQVAANTTREAVLIANSHAGLRKRFGLAPDEPLPKKLAEYGKRLEYELGVIQQMGFAGYFLIVADFIGYARNHGIPVGPGRGSSAGSLVAWSLGITGVDPIEYDIIFERFLNPERISMPDIDVDFCMRGRGQVIEYVSKKYDEEGRGDDGRKVAQIITFGTLQARAVLRDVGRVMGMPFGDVDRIAKLIPETLGIKIDEALEQSPELRARVESDGQIAKLIETGRRLEGLTRHASTHAAGVVIGDVPLIQLAPLYRDAKTGDVVVQYDMRCVEKIGLIKFDFLGLKTLTVLADAERNVRASGARDFDVEKIPLDDEKTFELLSRGDTEGVFQMESSGMTDLVTKLKPRTFKEIIPLIALYRPGPLGSGMVEDYVARKHGQAKVEYLVPELQELLAETLGVIVYQDQVLQIANRLAGYSLGEADLLRRAMGKKKPEEMAKHRDKFVAGCAAKQIDPKKAATLFDQIAEFAEYGFPKAHSTAYAFVTYQTAYLKANHPREYWAALLSIEAGNHDKLARYIAHARDRKMDVLPPDVNESARDFTPVAEGIRFGLAGVKNVGEGAIESILGVRGESGAFTSLFDFASRVDSRKVNRRVVEALVKCGAYDSLHKNRASVWNALDSALESGAAAQRDREIGQESLFGDGGGSTSAARELPEAPAWTEAERLSNEKEVLGFYVTGHPLEAHAAALRRFTDVTAVAASEKVGREVRAGGVITALRETRTRRGQTMGFATLEDATGSFELVIFAEPFGVHRALLKRALESASQAGGGVLPVIVSGSLESADPPRMIARDLYSLAEAEEKLAARVTIRVLATESTHDRMAALKAVLGKHGGDCSVSLHVTILGESETVLALPDTLAVTPTEALLADVNALFGRPVAEVAL, encoded by the coding sequence GTGACCGCCTTCACGCACCTCCACCTGCACACGCAGTACTCGCTGCTCGACGGCGCGATCAAGCACAACCCGCTGTTCGAGCGCGTGAAGGCGCTCGGGCAGAGCGCGATCGCGATGACCGATCACGGCAACTTGTTCGGGGCGGTCGAGTTCTACGAGAAGGCCGTCGCGAACGGGGTGAAGCCGATCATCGGCTGCGAGGCCTACATCGCGGCGGGCTCGCGCTTCGACAAGGAGAAGCGCGAGAAGGACGCGAGCGGCTACGACGCGATCAGCCACCAGTTGCTGATCGCGACGAACGAGGTCGGGTACAAGAACCTGATGGTCCTGATCTCGAAGGCGTACCTCGAGGGGTTCTACTACAAGCCGCGCATCGACCTCGAGCTGCTGGCGAAGCACAGCGAAGGGCTCGTGACGACCTCCGGCTGCCTCAGCTCGCTCGTCTCGCGGCGCATTCTCGCGGGCGACTCGAACGCGGCGTGGGCGATGGCCGAAGAGTTCTCGCGCATGTTCAAGGGCGCGTACTACCTCGAGCTGCAGCGGCACGGCATTCCCGACCAGGATCGCGTCAACGCCGAGCTCTTGAAGATGGCGAGCGACCTGCGCCTGCCGCTGCTCGCCACGAACGACGCGCACTACCTCGAGCACAGCGACCACGAGCACCACGACGCGCTGCTCTGCATCGGCACCGCCGCGAACCTCGACGACCCGAACCGCTTCCGCTTCGACGGCCGCGGCTTCTACGTGAAGAGCGGCGACGAGATGCTCGAGCTCTTCCACGATCACCCGAGCGCGGTGCACAACTCGATGGAGATCGCCGAGCGCTGCTCGCTCGAGATCCCCATGGGCAAGTACCACATGCCCGAGTTCCAGGTCGCGGCGAACACGACGCGCGAGGCGGTGCTGATCGCGAACTCGCACGCCGGGCTGCGCAAGCGATTTGGCCTCGCGCCCGATGAGCCGCTTCCGAAGAAGCTCGCGGAGTACGGGAAGCGCCTCGAGTACGAGCTCGGCGTGATCCAGCAGATGGGCTTCGCCGGCTACTTCCTGATCGTCGCCGACTTCATCGGCTACGCGCGGAACCACGGCATCCCCGTCGGCCCCGGCCGCGGCTCTTCGGCAGGCAGCCTCGTCGCGTGGAGCCTCGGCATCACCGGCGTCGATCCGATCGAGTACGACATCATCTTCGAGCGCTTCTTGAATCCCGAGCGCATCTCGATGCCGGACATCGACGTCGACTTCTGCATGCGCGGGCGCGGCCAGGTGATCGAGTACGTCTCGAAGAAGTACGACGAAGAGGGCCGCGGCGACGACGGCCGCAAAGTCGCTCAGATCATCACGTTCGGAACGCTGCAGGCGCGCGCCGTGCTGCGCGACGTCGGGCGCGTGATGGGCATGCCGTTCGGCGACGTGGACCGCATCGCGAAGCTGATCCCCGAGACGCTCGGCATCAAGATCGACGAGGCGCTCGAGCAGAGCCCGGAGCTGCGCGCGCGCGTCGAGTCCGACGGGCAGATCGCGAAGCTGATCGAGACGGGCCGGCGGCTCGAAGGGCTGACGAGACACGCATCGACCCACGCGGCCGGCGTCGTGATCGGCGACGTCCCGCTGATCCAGCTCGCGCCGCTCTACCGCGACGCGAAGACGGGCGACGTGGTCGTGCAGTACGACATGCGCTGCGTCGAGAAGATCGGCCTGATCAAGTTCGACTTCCTCGGCCTGAAGACGCTGACCGTGCTCGCCGACGCCGAGCGCAACGTGCGCGCGAGCGGCGCCCGCGACTTCGACGTGGAGAAGATCCCGCTCGACGACGAGAAGACGTTCGAGCTTCTCTCGCGCGGCGACACCGAGGGCGTGTTCCAGATGGAATCGTCCGGGATGACCGACCTCGTGACGAAGCTGAAGCCGCGCACGTTCAAGGAGATCATCCCGCTGATCGCGCTCTACCGGCCGGGCCCGCTCGGCTCGGGCATGGTCGAGGACTACGTCGCGCGCAAGCACGGGCAGGCGAAGGTCGAGTACCTCGTGCCCGAGCTGCAGGAGCTGCTCGCCGAGACGCTCGGGGTGATCGTCTATCAGGATCAGGTGCTGCAGATCGCGAACCGGCTCGCGGGCTACTCGCTCGGCGAGGCGGACTTGTTACGGCGCGCGATGGGCAAGAAGAAGCCCGAGGAGATGGCGAAGCACCGCGACAAATTCGTCGCGGGCTGCGCGGCCAAGCAGATCGATCCGAAGAAGGCCGCGACGCTGTTCGACCAGATCGCGGAGTTCGCGGAGTACGGCTTCCCGAAGGCGCACTCGACGGCGTACGCGTTCGTCACGTACCAGACCGCGTATCTCAAGGCGAACCATCCGCGCGAGTACTGGGCGGCGCTGCTCTCGATCGAAGCCGGCAACCACGACAAGCTCGCGCGCTACATCGCGCACGCGCGCGACCGCAAGATGGACGTGCTGCCGCCCGACGTGAACGAGAGCGCGCGCGACTTCACGCCGGTCGCGGAGGGCATTCGCTTCGGACTCGCGGGCGTCAAGAACGTCGGCGAGGGCGCGATCGAGTCGATCCTCGGCGTGCGCGGCGAGAGCGGCGCGTTCACCTCGCTGTTCGACTTCGCCTCGCGCGTCGACTCGCGCAAGGTGAACCGCCGCGTGGTCGAGGCGCTCGTGAAGTGCGGCGCCTACGACTCGCTGCACAAGAACCGCGCCTCGGTGTGGAACGCGCTCGACTCCGCGCTCGAGAGCGGCGCCGCGGCGCAGCGCGACCGCGAGATCGGGCAGGAGAGCCTGTTCGGCGACGGCGGCGGCTCGACGAGCGCCGCGCGCGAGCTGCCCGAAGCGCCGGCGTGGACCGAGGCGGAGCGGCTCTCGAACGAGAAAGAGGTGCTCGGCTTCTACGTCACGGGCCATCCGCTCGAAGCGCACGCCGCGGCGCTTCGCCGCTTCACGGACGTGACCGCGGTCGCGGCCTCCGAGAAGGTGGGGCGCGAGGTGCGCGCGGGCGGAGTGATTACGGCGCTGCGTGAGACGCGTACGCGGCGCGGACAGACGATGGGCTTCGCGACGCTCGAGGACGCCACGGGCAGCTTCGAGCTCGTGATCTTCGCCGAGCCGTTCGGCGTGCATCGCGCGCTGCTGAAGCGCGCGCTCGAGTCGGCCTCGCAGGCGGGCGGCGGCGTGCTGCCCGTGATCGTGTCGGGATCGCTCGAGAGCGCCGACCCGCCGCGCATGATCGCGCGCGACCTCTACTCGCTCGCCGAAGCGGAGGAGAAGCTCGCTGCGCGCGTCACGATTCGCGTGCTCGCCACCGAGTCGACGCACGACCGCATGGCGGCGCTCAAGGCGGTGCTCGGCAAGCACGGCGGCGACTGCTCGGTCTCGCTGCACGTCACGATCCTGGGCGAGAGCGAGACGGTGCTCGCGCTGCCGGACACGCTAGCGGTGACGCCGACGGAGGCGCTGCTCGCCGACGTGAACGCGCTGTTCGGCCGCCCCGTCGCCGAGGTCGCGCTGTGA
- the rpmI gene encoding 50S ribosomal protein L35: MPKMKSHKGAQKRIKRTASGKLTYQKRNKRHILTKKSSKRKRQLRNKGILAPGDAKKVDQLIPYL; the protein is encoded by the coding sequence ATGCCGAAGATGAAATCGCACAAGGGCGCGCAGAAGCGCATCAAGCGGACGGCGAGCGGCAAGCTCACGTACCAGAAGCGCAACAAGCGCCACATCCTGACCAAGAAGTCGAGCAAGCGGAAACGCCAGCTCCGCAACAAAGGCATCTTGGCGCCGGGCGACGCGAAGAAGGTCGACCAGCTGATCCCGTACCTCTAG
- the rplT gene encoding 50S ribosomal protein L20: MSRVKRGVTKHRRHKKILDAAEGYYGARSKLIKRARETVERAQKYAYRDRKQRKREFRKLWIARINAAAREHGLSYSRLIAGLAKAGIELDRKNLADLAVADPAAFAGLAKAAGASA; this comes from the coding sequence ATGTCCCGTGTCAAACGCGGCGTCACCAAACACCGCCGCCACAAGAAGATTCTCGACGCCGCCGAAGGTTATTACGGCGCGCGCAGCAAGCTGATCAAGCGAGCGCGCGAGACCGTCGAGCGCGCGCAGAAGTACGCCTACCGCGACCGCAAGCAGCGCAAGCGCGAGTTCCGCAAGCTCTGGATCGCGCGCATCAACGCCGCCGCGCGCGAGCACGGCCTCTCCTACAGCCGCCTGATCGCCGGCCTCGCGAAGGCTGGCATCGAGCTCGACCGCAAGAACCTCGCCGACCTCGCGGTGGCGGACCCTGCGGCGTTCGCGGGGCTCGCCAAAGCGGCCGGCGCGAGCGCCTAA